One window of Paludibacter propionicigenes WB4 genomic DNA carries:
- a CDS encoding XRE family transcriptional regulator codes for MADKAYITPNVLQWARESARMTEEIAASKVSVSVEKLKEWEEGKDQPTIHQAQTLAKAYKRPFALFFLPEVPRDFQPLQDFRSTGSKQLTTSSIFIIREVQQKQAWISDVNKENNEDKLSFVGRFSMNDNPAIVARDILNTLGINPLHYRTVNPIKEWINAAEANGIFVSRTSFINSYLTLDSEELQGFAISDPYAPFVFVNSVDWNAPQLFTLVHELAHIWIAETGISNDVEPEIRNNQKHHPVELFCNEVAANALMPAEFFDGLDATTFSNANVLFRTARLLGVSSFALLVRSFNLNKISDSHYHKLKQEADAEFAAFLLREAEKKLKQKDKETSGGPNYYMLQLNRNGRLFTQTVIDSFKGGFIEPTMASQLLNVQVNKFSKLEAQLFA; via the coding sequence ATGGCTGACAAGGCATATATAACACCCAACGTACTTCAATGGGCAAGAGAATCGGCCAGAATGACCGAAGAAATTGCTGCATCCAAAGTTTCGGTGTCGGTGGAAAAGCTTAAGGAATGGGAAGAGGGAAAAGATCAACCGACTATTCATCAGGCTCAGACGCTGGCTAAAGCCTATAAACGTCCTTTTGCTTTATTCTTTTTGCCTGAAGTTCCACGAGATTTTCAGCCCTTGCAGGACTTCAGAAGTACAGGTTCAAAACAGCTTACAACTTCCTCCATCTTCATTATCCGCGAGGTACAACAAAAACAGGCATGGATTAGTGATGTGAATAAAGAAAACAATGAAGACAAACTTTCGTTTGTCGGTCGCTTTAGCATGAATGATAATCCGGCTATTGTTGCACGTGATATATTAAATACGCTTGGTATTAATCCACTACATTATCGAACAGTCAATCCTATTAAAGAATGGATTAATGCTGCCGAAGCTAATGGTATATTTGTATCAAGAACAAGTTTTATAAATTCATACCTGACATTGGATTCAGAGGAGTTGCAAGGTTTTGCTATCTCAGATCCTTATGCCCCCTTTGTATTTGTGAATTCGGTTGATTGGAATGCTCCTCAGCTCTTTACTCTTGTTCATGAGCTTGCCCATATCTGGATTGCCGAAACAGGCATATCAAATGATGTAGAACCAGAAATAAGAAATAATCAAAAACATCATCCGGTGGAATTGTTCTGCAATGAAGTTGCGGCAAATGCTTTAATGCCAGCCGAGTTTTTTGATGGATTAGATGCTACAACTTTTAGTAATGCCAACGTACTTTTCAGAACAGCAAGACTACTAGGAGTAAGTTCATTTGCGTTGTTGGTTCGTTCGTTTAATTTGAATAAAATTTCTGATTCACATTATCATAAACTCAAACAAGAAGCAGATGCAGAGTTTGCCGCTTTTTTGCTACGAGAAGCCGAAAAGAAGCTAAAACAAAAAGATAAAGAAACCTCAGGCGGTCCTAACTACTATATGTTGCAGTTAAACCGCAATGGCAGACTTTTCACACAAACTGTAATTGATTCTTTCAAAGGTGGATTTATTGAGCCAACTATGGCAAGTCAGTTGTTGAATGTACAGGTAAATAAGTTCTCAAAATTAGAAGCACAATTATTCGCATGA
- a CDS encoding DUF4411 family protein, giving the protein MSMIAPLYCLDANVLIQAWQKYYSPALCPDYWDRLNDLGEQGLIFIPAAVRDEITKTEDELSQWLKTSKIQIRSITEPVTYYLRQIYQANPIHKGLVDNVKGRSLADPWVIAHAMSESAVVVTKEEKITAANSNRIKIPNVCDNMGIRWMNDFEFIAEVGIRFSCRIE; this is encoded by the coding sequence ATGAGCATGATAGCACCGCTTTACTGTTTGGATGCCAATGTGCTTATACAAGCCTGGCAAAAGTATTATTCTCCCGCTTTATGCCCTGACTATTGGGACAGACTTAACGATTTAGGAGAACAGGGGTTGATCTTTATTCCGGCAGCAGTAAGGGATGAAATTACAAAAACCGAAGATGAATTATCCCAATGGTTGAAGACGAGTAAAATACAGATTAGAAGTATTACTGAACCGGTGACATATTATCTCAGACAAATTTACCAAGCGAACCCTATTCACAAAGGCTTAGTTGATAACGTGAAAGGTCGCTCACTGGCCGATCCGTGGGTTATTGCTCACGCCATGTCGGAGTCGGCTGTTGTAGTAACAAAAGAAGAGAAAATAACTGCTGCTAATTCAAATCGCATTAAAATACCGAATGTTTGTGATAATATGGGTATTCGGTGGATGAACGATTTTGAGTTTATTGCTGAGGTAGGAATTAGATTCTCCTGTAGGATTGAATGA
- a CDS encoding GNAT family N-acetyltransferase: MIIRRATIDDINELAKLFADYRVFYGQDFEYIKSIHFLKQRFDKKDSVIFIATDNDKFLGFTQLYPSFTSIGMQGIWILNDLFVNDKYRKHGVAQTLIDHVLTFSKETNRKKVILSTAYGNEKAQQLYEKLGFKRTEFYNYEKLTL, from the coding sequence ATGATAATCAGACGAGCTACAATAGATGATATTAATGAATTAGCAAAACTTTTTGCTGATTATAGAGTTTTTTATGGACAGGATTTTGAATATATAAAATCTATTCACTTTTTGAAACAACGGTTCGACAAAAAAGACAGTGTAATTTTTATTGCTACCGACAATGACAAGTTTTTAGGTTTCACCCAACTTTATCCTTCGTTCACATCAATCGGAATGCAGGGGATTTGGATTTTAAATGACTTGTTTGTGAATGACAAATACCGTAAACATGGCGTTGCTCAAACATTGATTGACCATGTTCTAACATTCAGTAAAGAAACCAATAGAAAAAAAGTAATCCTATCTACGGCATACGGTAATGAAAAAGCACAGCAGCTATATGAAAAATTAGGTTTCAAAAGGACCGAATTTTATAATTACGAAAAACTTACTTTATGA
- a CDS encoding carboxymuconolactone decarboxylase family protein: MTMKQRINIKRLEPKAYEVLYAMEKYLSATDLSIQLRELIKVRVSQINKCAFCIEMHTKDARKEGETEQRLYALSAWEESPLFTDEEKAVLAMVEEITKIFEHGVSDRTFQNIQNYFTDNQIAQIIIAINQMNFWNRIAVSTKMFHP; the protein is encoded by the coding sequence ATGACAATGAAACAACGGATCAATATAAAACGACTTGAACCAAAAGCGTATGAAGTATTGTATGCCATGGAAAAATACTTATCTGCAACAGATTTAAGCATACAACTTCGAGAACTTATAAAAGTCCGAGTATCTCAAATAAACAAATGTGCTTTTTGTATTGAAATGCACACGAAAGACGCAAGAAAGGAGGGTGAAACAGAACAAAGACTTTATGCTTTATCTGCATGGGAAGAAAGTCCGCTTTTTACAGACGAAGAAAAAGCAGTTCTGGCTATGGTTGAAGAAATAACTAAGATTTTTGAGCACGGAGTGAGTGACAGAACATTTCAAAACATTCAAAATTATTTTACTGACAATCAAATTGCTCAAATAATAATAGCCATTAATCAAATGAATTTTTGGAATAGAATAGCTGTATCAACAAAGATGTTTCATCCCTAG
- a CDS encoding LysE family translocator encodes MTGIVHFETFLLAGILLNLTPGNDTIFILTKSIGQGKKAGIISTLGIATGSVGHTILAAFGLSIIIAKSILIFNLIKYLGAAYLFYMGYKMLTNRTQLNTDGIIETKSVNYLKIYRDGFITNILNPKVALFFIAFLPQFIDPTFRNTVFPFLLLGTTFITTGTIWCLILAVFASSIFAKLKSNRKVSTYINKICGLTLIGLGIKVALIDRK; translated from the coding sequence ATGACAGGAATAGTACATTTCGAGACATTTTTATTGGCTGGTATATTGTTGAACTTAACACCGGGCAATGACACCATTTTCATTTTGACAAAAAGTATTGGACAAGGGAAAAAAGCCGGAATTATTTCTACTTTAGGAATTGCGACCGGAAGCGTTGGTCATACTATTCTTGCAGCATTTGGACTTTCCATAATTATTGCTAAGTCAATATTGATCTTCAACTTAATTAAATATCTTGGAGCTGCATATCTTTTCTACATGGGCTATAAAATGCTGACAAATAGAACTCAACTTAATACTGACGGAATAATAGAGACTAAATCAGTCAACTATTTGAAGATTTACAGAGACGGTTTCATTACGAACATTTTAAACCCTAAAGTTGCACTTTTCTTCATTGCATTTCTTCCTCAATTTATCGACCCGACATTTAGAAATACAGTTTTTCCATTTCTGCTACTTGGGACAACATTTATAACAACCGGAACAATTTGGTGTTTGATTTTAGCGGTTTTCGCCTCAAGCATTTTCGCGAAATTGAAAAGCAACAGAAAGGTGTCGACTTATATAAACAAAATTTGCGGACTAACATTAATTGGACTTGGAATAAAAGTTGCTTTGATTGACCGGAAATAA
- a CDS encoding 3'-5' exonuclease has translation MYLFFDTETTGLPRDWKAPVSDLNNWPRLVQLAYLFFDSNGNKIAGGDFIIKPEGFTIPTEASRIHGITTERANQEGKPIQTVLRDFQSMINEAQYLVAHNMSFDEKIVGAEFLRNNMPDSIAPKRKICTMQSTTNFCAINGPYGYKWPKLSELHYKLFKTDFEEAHNAAADIHATARCFWELRRLGKI, from the coding sequence ATGTATTTATTTTTTGATACTGAGACAACGGGATTACCTCGGGACTGGAAAGCTCCGGTTAGTGACTTGAATAATTGGCCACGATTGGTTCAGTTAGCCTATTTATTCTTTGATAGCAATGGAAATAAAATTGCTGGAGGTGACTTTATTATTAAACCGGAAGGCTTTACTATACCAACTGAAGCATCCCGAATTCACGGAATTACAACAGAAAGAGCTAACCAAGAAGGTAAACCAATTCAAACAGTTTTGAGAGACTTTCAATCTATGATTAATGAGGCTCAATATCTTGTTGCGCACAATATGAGCTTTGACGAGAAAATTGTTGGAGCTGAATTCTTGAGGAATAATATGCCTGATAGCATAGCTCCTAAAAGAAAAATATGTACAATGCAAAGTACGACTAATTTTTGTGCTATTAATGGTCCGTATGGATACAAATGGCCTAAATTATCAGAATTGCATTACAAACTTTTCAAAACAGATTTTGAAGAAGCACATAATGCCGCAGCAGATATCCATGCCACTGCAAGGTGCTTTTGGGAATTGAGAAGACTAGGGAAGATATAA
- a CDS encoding ASCH domain-containing protein → MKILLSIKPEYANKIFDGTKKYEFRKTIFKDSTVNTVIVYASSPVQRVIGEFTIDSVISEKTEDLWAMTREFSGITKAFFDEYFALKDVGHAIKIRETKKYKEPRRLVDYNIDFAPQSFVYL, encoded by the coding sequence ATGAAAATCTTATTGTCGATAAAGCCTGAATATGCAAACAAGATATTCGATGGAACGAAAAAATATGAATTCAGAAAAACAATTTTCAAAGATTCAACTGTAAATACTGTAATTGTTTATGCTTCATCACCGGTGCAACGAGTGATTGGTGAATTTACTATTGATAGTGTGATTTCAGAAAAGACAGAAGACTTATGGGCGATGACCAGAGAGTTTTCAGGTATTACTAAAGCTTTTTTTGATGAGTATTTTGCATTGAAAGATGTTGGTCATGCAATTAAAATAAGAGAAACAAAAAAATACAAAGAACCCAGACGTCTTGTGGACTATAATATAGATTTTGCACCACAATCGTTTGTCTATTTATAA
- a CDS encoding YqaE/Pmp3 family membrane protein: MSIWRVLLCILFPPLSILDKGCGSVLLVLLLTLAGWVPGAIAALIINTRRK; encoded by the coding sequence ATGTCAATTTGGCGAGTACTTTTATGCATTTTGTTTCCACCCTTATCGATATTGGATAAAGGTTGCGGGTCGGTGTTGCTGGTGCTGCTGCTTACGCTGGCGGGCTGGGTGCCGGGAGCCATTGCTGCACTGATTATTAATACACGGAGAAAATAG